The following are encoded in a window of Castanea sativa cultivar Marrone di Chiusa Pesio chromosome 5, ASM4071231v1 genomic DNA:
- the LOC142636583 gene encoding uncharacterized protein LOC142636583, with the protein MGERKLNFNAPLMSVRRFSSPLASEDRRNRKVIESPMRSRRFALPICGSETDQVTEPVAVPFNWEQIPGKAKDGNRPEPHPQPLEEKSVTPKLPPVRFFDSMKKPLEKEYEDTNRLRYQIKSHSSNDKATKSEFCNEGVNEKGSSDLEDENDDFYSDAVDTLSPTNSFSVNCSSNGLSGSGGLEMKPSGNFSTDPQTLDFMMRRFLPAARAMALEPPQYASRKPSVTHEQPRQVNRVVSGDWKPLSNQNKSNMITVYGQNKEEEESEDEDSEYDNSGNISAKGCGLFTRLRLKNSLCLLSPLPGMKVTQGPVSSTGDIVRQGKTAYTRSHNETAQKHAWDNVSKSKLANGFRSGELQKVENKLAIHSRWVTRSAELQNTVENKQTSQSRRFTRSGELQKTVGNKQTGESRRFTRSGELHTTAGGLSPYRRSWGAGVSPYRNEAPQSPFRGVRFPIIPKAKEIQNSKVNRFNLNIKGSDMDKQASGSMTPAVEKTLYVDTVNIAKKSFLNSSSSETKGCMDSAGEDTSLVSRQPEETTTGEFVFLHTKCLNVLMEESILEPDGSGDADLSSESEISNLKGQEVRMEGSGQDQGLIERSRSLECSKVTTEGNLNIESHQILNGDDQGNAIASSVQSTIPPPLPKSPSESWLWRTLPSISSSNLLSLSNLGSQVNPKKQDPKTSSTKTKWETIVKTSHLHHDHVRFSEELITHVSQQPKT; encoded by the exons ATGGgggaaagaaaattgaattttaatgcacCACTTATGTCTGTGAGGCGATTTTCTTCACCATTAGCCTCTGAAGATAGAAGGAATAGGAAAGTAATTGAGAGTCCTATGCGCAGCAGGCGATTTGCTCTTCCTATTTGTGGATCAGAAACGGATCAAGTGACAGAACCCGTTGCGGTTCCTTTTAATTGGGAGCAGATCCCAGGAAAAGCCAAGGATGGCAATAGACCTGAGCCTCACCCTCAGCCTCTTGAGGAGAAATCTGTTACTCCAAAACTTCCTCCTGTAAGGTTTTTTGATAGTATGAAAAAGCCATTGGAAAAGGAATATGAAGATACAAATAGGCTTAGGTATCAAATTAAATCGCATTCTTCAAATGACAAAGCAACCAAATCAGAGTTCTGCAATGAGGGAGTAAATGAGAAAGGGAGCTCCGATTTGGAGgatgaaaatgatgatttttATTCTGATGCAGTTGACACGCTGTCTCCTACGAATTCATTCTCCGTGAACTGTAGTTCAAATGGTCTGAGCGGGTCTGGTGGTCTGGAAATGAAGCCTTCTGGAAACTTTTCGACAGATCCACAAACTCTAGACTTTATGATGAGACGCTTCCTACCTGCAGCCAGGGCAATGGCTTTAGAGCCACCTCAATATGCTTCAAGGAAGCCAAGTGTTACACATGAGCAACCTAGACAAGTTAATAGAGTGGTTAGTGGGGATTGGAAGCCTTTAAGTAATCAAAACAAGTCTAACATGATAACAGTATATGGCCAAAATAAAGAGGAAGAGGAAAGCGAAGATGAAGACAGTGAGTACGACAATTCTGGCAATATTTCAGCTAAAGGTTGTGGGTTATTCACACGATTACGCCTTAAGAATTCTTTGTGCCTCTTAAGTCCACTGCCGGGGATGAAAGTTACCCAGGGTCCTGTGTCTTCCACCGGTGACATTGTAAGACAAGGAAAAACTGCTTATACTCGATCTCACAATGAAACTGCTCAAAAG CATGCTTGGGATAATGTTAGTAAGTCCAAATTAGCCAATGGATTTCGATCAGGTGAACTACAGAAGGTTGAGAATAAGCTTGCCATTCATTCCCGTTGGGTTACTCGTTCTGCAGAACTGCAAAATACAGTTGAGAATAAGCAGACCAGTCAATCTCGTCGGTTTACTCGTTCGGGGGAACTGCAAAAAACAGTTGGGAATAAGCAGACTGGTGAATCCCGTCGGTTTACTCGTTCAGGGGAACTGCATACAACAGCAGGTGGGTTATCTCCCTACAGGCGTTCATGGGGTGCTGGAGTATCTCCCTACCGGAATGAAGCACCTCAATCTCCCTTTCGTGGAGTCAGGTTTCCTATCATTCCCAAAgccaaagaaattcaaaatagtAAAGTGAACAGGTTCAATCTGAATATTAAAGGCAGTGACATGGATAAACAAGCTTCAGGTTCAATGACCCCTGCAGTTGAGAAGACATTGTATGTAGATACtgtaaatattgcaaaaaaatcatttttaaactcaagttcctCAGAGACCAAGGGATGTATGGACTCCGCTGGTGAGGATACCTCTTTAGTGAGCAGGCAGCCGGAAGAAACTACTACTGGAGAATTTGTTTTCCTACATACAAAATGCCTAAATGTTTTGATGGAAGAGAGCATATTAGAACCTGATGGGTCTGGTGATGCTGATTTATCTTCCGAGTCTGAAATATCAAATTTGAAAGGCCAAGAGGTCAGGATGGAAGGCTCTGGACAGGATCAAGGACTTATTGAAAGATCTAGGTCTTTGGAATGCTCAAAAGTGACCACTGAAGGAAATCTAAATATTGAAAGTCATCAGATTCTTAATGGAGATGATCAAGGAAATGCAATTGCTAGTTCTGTACAGTCCACTATCCCCCCTCCTTTACCAAAATCACCTTCTGAGTCTTGGCTTTGGCGTACGCTGCCTTCCATTTCCTCTAGTAATCTGTTGTCACTTTCAAATCTTGGCAGTCAAGTGAATCCTAAAAAGCAGGATCCTAAGACATCCTCCACTAAAACCAAGTGGGAAACCATTGTAAAAACTTCTCATTTGCATCATGATCATGTTAGATTTTCTGAG GAATTAATTACTCACGTTTCTCAGCAACCGAAAACTTAG